The Megalops cyprinoides isolate fMegCyp1 chromosome 10, fMegCyp1.pri, whole genome shotgun sequence genome window below encodes:
- the si:dkey-29h14.10 gene encoding uncharacterized protein si:dkey-29h14.10 isoform X1, with product MSSEILQRSCNAELFHERSLRNHLFALSACMPSSLVETILNSLSSKRTVSVYESQMIRSQLTDMEKACHLMQTVIRKGRTACQMFYKLLESCDPVLFEKITGSPAKASAVETLQPLCSAVLTDRMEGVPTYIINIRDSTLNHCIIGSHNGQHIVTDQYDLLSSQASDHVRREAERCNCKCGHQGSLQPSPAPQSIQVNSSQLKYVIIGDHNAQTVQEAGEAVDEEEQELAGLEE from the exons ATGAGCTCAGAAATCTTACAACGTAGTTGCAACGCGGAGCTTTTCCACG AAAGAAGTTTGCGGAATCATCTGTTCGCACTGAGTGCGTGCATGCCGTCCAGCCTGGTGGAGACAATTTTGAACTCCCTGTCCAGCAAGAGAACGGTCAGCGTTTACGAGAGTCAGATGATCAGATCGCAGCTTACGGACATGGAGAAAGCCTGTCACCTCATGCAGACGGTAATTCGGAAAGGTCGGACTGCCTGCCAGATGTTTTACAAGCTTCTGGAAAGCTGCGACCCTGTGCTCTTCGAAAAAATTACGGGCTCCCCAG CAAAGGCGTCCGCTGTCGAAACCCTCCAGCCATTGTGTAGTGCTGTACTGACAG ACAGGATGGAGGGAGTCCCTACTTACATCATCAATATTCGTGACTCTACCCTCAATCACTGCATCATCGGGAGCCACAACGGGCAACACATAGTTACAGATCAATATGACCTGCTCTCATCCCAGGCTTCTGACCATGTGAGGCGCG aggcagagaggtgcAATTGCAAATGTGGCCACCAAGGGTCACTGCAGCCCTCTCCTGCACCACAGAGCATCCAGGTCAACAGCTCACAGCTGAAGTATGTCATCATCGGGGATCACAATGCACAGACGGTGCAGGAAGCAGGAGAGGCAGTGgatgaggaagagcaggaacTCGCCGGGCTGGAGGAGTAA
- the si:dkey-29h14.10 gene encoding uncharacterized protein si:dkey-29h14.10 isoform X2 encodes MPSSLVETILNSLSSKRTVSVYESQMIRSQLTDMEKACHLMQTVIRKGRTACQMFYKLLESCDPVLFEKITGSPAKASAVETLQPLCSAVLTDRMEGVPTYIINIRDSTLNHCIIGSHNGQHIVTDQYDLLSSQASDHVRREAERCNCKCGHQGSLQPSPAPQSIQVNSSQLKYVIIGDHNAQTVQEAGEAVDEEEQELAGLEE; translated from the exons ATGCCGTCCAGCCTGGTGGAGACAATTTTGAACTCCCTGTCCAGCAAGAGAACGGTCAGCGTTTACGAGAGTCAGATGATCAGATCGCAGCTTACGGACATGGAGAAAGCCTGTCACCTCATGCAGACGGTAATTCGGAAAGGTCGGACTGCCTGCCAGATGTTTTACAAGCTTCTGGAAAGCTGCGACCCTGTGCTCTTCGAAAAAATTACGGGCTCCCCAG CAAAGGCGTCCGCTGTCGAAACCCTCCAGCCATTGTGTAGTGCTGTACTGACAG ACAGGATGGAGGGAGTCCCTACTTACATCATCAATATTCGTGACTCTACCCTCAATCACTGCATCATCGGGAGCCACAACGGGCAACACATAGTTACAGATCAATATGACCTGCTCTCATCCCAGGCTTCTGACCATGTGAGGCGCG aggcagagaggtgcAATTGCAAATGTGGCCACCAAGGGTCACTGCAGCCCTCTCCTGCACCACAGAGCATCCAGGTCAACAGCTCACAGCTGAAGTATGTCATCATCGGGGATCACAATGCACAGACGGTGCAGGAAGCAGGAGAGGCAGTGgatgaggaagagcaggaacTCGCCGGGCTGGAGGAGTAA